One segment of Thermodesulfobacteriota bacterium DNA contains the following:
- a CDS encoding ATP-binding protein, which yields MAPVTRTLGIRSHLVAGIVITTVTAIGLIGLLSIKMVEGNAVVGKVREADTTARLVRAVVFKSPGGGYRAREVRGIMGDLGIRNYVVTDRSGRVLAKGGKMSAAVGGGGGGEVLFFEQGIKVRRIGQRSFTSPGEGLLVSAGPARGIGGGRVEFTMSMAGIAADLVGMRKMLITYAVVDSLIIIALGVYFLSRAITGPIKKLEATATRVAGGSFGDRAEVQVDNEIGRLATALNTMGERLEEEIRRLGEVNRELVETQDELLRSSTLAAVGRLAAGLAHEVGNPLGAVSGYLDILKSGASDKEEEEEILERAGKEVDRINAIVREFLDASRPSKGPPREVDVNAVVKECVSSLAHHSGFKGIKTDIRLKDDIPPVTIDEGKLRQVFMNLLLNAAEAMGEAGTAAVRTVTVETGIVDASSGEMRKGGRRRYDPPAVRDDETRTFAYASFRDTGPGISAEDAARLFEPFFTTKSPGRGTGLGLFVSEGIIKTYGGRIEVESVPGEGAEFKVLLPAGERDEDTGS from the coding sequence ATGGCGCCTGTGACGAGGACTCTCGGCATACGCAGCCACCTTGTGGCGGGGATAGTGATAACGACCGTTACCGCCATAGGGCTTATCGGGCTCCTGAGCATAAAGATGGTCGAGGGCAACGCCGTGGTAGGCAAGGTGAGGGAGGCCGATACCACCGCGAGGCTCGTCCGGGCCGTGGTCTTCAAGTCCCCCGGGGGAGGCTACAGGGCACGGGAGGTGAGAGGTATAATGGGCGACCTCGGTATACGGAACTATGTGGTCACCGACCGTTCCGGCAGGGTTCTCGCAAAAGGGGGGAAGATGTCCGCCGCCGTGGGGGGTGGGGGGGGCGGGGAGGTGCTTTTCTTCGAGCAGGGTATAAAGGTACGCAGGATAGGCCAACGCTCCTTTACCTCGCCCGGGGAGGGACTCCTCGTCTCGGCCGGCCCGGCCAGGGGCATCGGAGGGGGGAGGGTGGAGTTTACCATGAGCATGGCCGGCATAGCCGCGGACCTCGTCGGTATGCGCAAGATGCTTATTACCTATGCCGTGGTGGACTCGCTTATCATAATAGCTCTTGGCGTGTACTTCCTCTCCCGCGCCATTACCGGACCGATAAAGAAGCTCGAGGCCACGGCCACCCGCGTTGCCGGGGGGAGCTTTGGTGACAGGGCCGAGGTGCAGGTGGATAACGAGATAGGCCGGCTTGCCACGGCCTTGAACACCATGGGCGAGAGGCTCGAAGAGGAGATAAGGAGGCTCGGGGAGGTCAACCGGGAGTTGGTGGAAACCCAGGATGAGCTCTTGCGCTCCTCGACGCTGGCCGCGGTGGGCAGGCTTGCCGCCGGGCTGGCCCACGAGGTCGGCAACCCGCTCGGGGCCGTAAGCGGCTATCTGGACATACTCAAAAGCGGCGCTTCCGACAAGGAGGAAGAAGAGGAGATACTGGAGAGGGCCGGGAAAGAGGTCGACAGGATAAACGCGATAGTCAGGGAGTTCCTCGACGCCTCGAGGCCCTCGAAGGGGCCGCCCCGCGAGGTTGATGTAAACGCCGTGGTAAAAGAGTGCGTCTCATCACTGGCCCACCACAGCGGCTTCAAGGGTATAAAGACGGATATAAGGTTGAAAGACGACATCCCTCCTGTTACTATAGACGAGGGTAAGCTCAGGCAGGTCTTTATGAACCTCCTCTTGAACGCGGCCGAGGCCATGGGGGAGGCCGGAACCGCCGCGGTCAGGACCGTGACGGTGGAGACAGGTATTGTGGACGCATCCTCGGGCGAGATGAGGAAGGGGGGCAGGCGCAGGTACGACCCGCCGGCCGTCCGCGACGACGAGACGAGGACCTTCGCGTACGCGAGCTTCAGGGACACGGGCCCCGGCATAAGCGCGGAGGACGCGGCCAGGTTGTTCGAGCCGTTTTTCACCACCAAGAGCCCGGGCAGAGGAACGGGCCTGGGGCTCTTCGTCTCCGAGGGGATTATAAAGACATACGGGGGGAGGATAGAGGTCGAATCAGTGCCGGGTGAGGGGGCGGAGTTCAAGGTGCTGTTGCCCGCGGGAGAGAGGGATGAGGATACTGGTAGTTGA